One Cynocephalus volans isolate mCynVol1 chromosome 7, mCynVol1.pri, whole genome shotgun sequence genomic region harbors:
- the HNRNPH3 gene encoding heterogeneous nuclear ribonucleoprotein H3 isoform X2, translating to MDWVMKHNGPNDASDGTVRLRGLPFGCSKEEIVQFFQGLEIVPNGITLTMDYQGRSTGEAFVQFASKEIAENALGKHKERIGHRYIEIFRSSRSEIKGFYDPPRRLLGQRPGPYDRPIGGRGGYYGAGRGSYGGFDDYGGYNNYGYGNDGFDDRMRDGRGMGGHGYGGAGDASSGFHGGHFVHMRGLPFRATENDIANFFSPLNPIRVHIDIGADGRATGEADVEFVTHEDAVAAMSKDKNNMQHRYIELFLNSTPGGGSGMGGSGMGGYGRDGMDNQGGYGSVGRMGMGNNYSGGYGTPDGLGGYGRGGGGSGGYYGQGGMSGGGWRGMY from the exons ATGGATTGGGTTATGAAACATAATGGTCCAAATGACGCTAGTGATGGGACAGTACGACTTCGTGGACTGCCATTTGGTTGCAGCAAAGAGGAAATAGTTCAGTTCTTTCAAG GGTTGGAAATCGTGCCAAATGGGATAACATTGACGATGGACTACCAGGGGAGAAGCACAGGGGAGGCCTTCGTGCAGTTTGCTTCAAAGGAGATAGCAGAAAATGCTCTGGGGAAACACAAGGAAAGAATAGGGCACAG gtaTATTGAGATCTTCAGAAGTAGCAGGAGTGAAATCAAAGGATTTTATGATCCACCAAGAAGATTGCTGGGACAGCGACCGGGACCATACGATAGACCAATAGGAGGAAGAGGGGGTTATTATGGAGCTGGGCGTGGAA GTTATGGAGGTTTTGATGATTATGGTGGCTATAATAATTATGGCTATGGAAATGATGGCTTTGATGACAGAATGAGAGATGGAAgag GTATGGGAGGACATGGCTATGGTGGTGCTGGTGATGCAAGTTCAGGTTTTCATGGTGGTCATTTTGTACATATGAGAGGGTTGCCTTTTCGTGCAACTGAAAATGACATTGCTAAT ttcttctcaCCGCTAAATCCAATACGAGTTCATATTGATATTGGAGCTGATGGTAGAGCAACAGGAGAAGCAGATGTAGAGTTTGTGACACATGAAGATGCAGTAGCTGCCATgtctaaagataaaaataacatgc aacatCGATACATTGAACTTTTCTTGAATTCTACTCCTGGAGGCGGCTCTGGAATGGGAGGTTCTGGAATGGGAGGCTACGGCAGAGATGGAATGG ATAATCAGGGAGGTTATGGATCTGTCGGAAGAATGGGAATGGGGAACAATTACAGTGGAGGATATGGTACTCCTGATGGCTTGGGTGGTTATG gcCGTGGTGGTGGAGGCAGTGGAGGTTACTATGGGCAAGGTGGCATGAGTGGAGGTGGATGGCGTGGGATGTACTGA
- the HNRNPH3 gene encoding heterogeneous nuclear ribonucleoprotein H3 isoform X1: MDWVMKHNGPNDASDGTVRLRGLPFGCSKEEIVQFFQGLEIVPNGITLTMDYQGRSTGEAFVQFASKEIAENALGKHKERIGHRYIEIFRSSRSEIKGFYDPPRRLLGQRPGPYDRPIGGRGGYYGAGRGSMYDRMRRGGDGYDGGYGGFDDYGGYNNYGYGNDGFDDRMRDGRGMGGHGYGGAGDASSGFHGGHFVHMRGLPFRATENDIANFFSPLNPIRVHIDIGADGRATGEADVEFVTHEDAVAAMSKDKNNMQHRYIELFLNSTPGGGSGMGGSGMGGYGRDGMDNQGGYGSVGRMGMGNNYSGGYGTPDGLGGYGRGGGGSGGYYGQGGMSGGGWRGMY, from the exons ATGGATTGGGTTATGAAACATAATGGTCCAAATGACGCTAGTGATGGGACAGTACGACTTCGTGGACTGCCATTTGGTTGCAGCAAAGAGGAAATAGTTCAGTTCTTTCAAG GGTTGGAAATCGTGCCAAATGGGATAACATTGACGATGGACTACCAGGGGAGAAGCACAGGGGAGGCCTTCGTGCAGTTTGCTTCAAAGGAGATAGCAGAAAATGCTCTGGGGAAACACAAGGAAAGAATAGGGCACAG gtaTATTGAGATCTTCAGAAGTAGCAGGAGTGAAATCAAAGGATTTTATGATCCACCAAGAAGATTGCTGGGACAGCGACCGGGACCATACGATAGACCAATAGGAGGAAGAGGGGGTTATTATGGAGCTGGGCGTGGAAGTATGTATGACAGAATGCGACGaggaggtgatggatatgatGGTG GTTATGGAGGTTTTGATGATTATGGTGGCTATAATAATTATGGCTATGGAAATGATGGCTTTGATGACAGAATGAGAGATGGAAgag GTATGGGAGGACATGGCTATGGTGGTGCTGGTGATGCAAGTTCAGGTTTTCATGGTGGTCATTTTGTACATATGAGAGGGTTGCCTTTTCGTGCAACTGAAAATGACATTGCTAAT ttcttctcaCCGCTAAATCCAATACGAGTTCATATTGATATTGGAGCTGATGGTAGAGCAACAGGAGAAGCAGATGTAGAGTTTGTGACACATGAAGATGCAGTAGCTGCCATgtctaaagataaaaataacatgc aacatCGATACATTGAACTTTTCTTGAATTCTACTCCTGGAGGCGGCTCTGGAATGGGAGGTTCTGGAATGGGAGGCTACGGCAGAGATGGAATGG ATAATCAGGGAGGTTATGGATCTGTCGGAAGAATGGGAATGGGGAACAATTACAGTGGAGGATATGGTACTCCTGATGGCTTGGGTGGTTATG gcCGTGGTGGTGGAGGCAGTGGAGGTTACTATGGGCAAGGTGGCATGAGTGGAGGTGGATGGCGTGGGATGTACTGA